The following proteins are co-located in the Corynebacterium aquilae DSM 44791 genome:
- the pyrE gene encoding orotate phosphoribosyltransferase, producing MSVPTVNAEDRARLAELVKQLAVVHGKVTLSSGKEADYYVDLRRATLQHESSPLIGRLLRELTADWDFDAVGGLTLGADPVATAIMLAPGRPIDAFVVRKEAKKHGMQRRIEGADVVGKRVLVVEDTTTTGNSPLTAVAALKEAGAIVVGVATVVDRATGADKVIADEGLEYRFLLGLDDLDLA from the coding sequence GTGAGTGTGCCCACCGTGAATGCTGAAGACCGTGCCCGCCTGGCGGAGCTCGTCAAACAACTCGCCGTCGTGCACGGCAAGGTGACTTTGAGCTCCGGCAAGGAAGCCGACTACTACGTCGATTTGCGGCGCGCGACCCTGCAGCACGAATCCTCGCCGCTGATCGGTCGGCTCCTGCGTGAGCTCACCGCGGACTGGGACTTCGATGCCGTGGGTGGACTCACGCTGGGTGCAGACCCGGTGGCCACCGCCATCATGCTCGCCCCCGGTCGCCCCATCGATGCTTTCGTGGTGCGCAAGGAAGCCAAAAAGCACGGCATGCAGCGCCGCATTGAGGGCGCAGACGTGGTGGGCAAGCGGGTGTTGGTGGTCGAAGACACCACCACTACCGGCAATTCCCCCCTCACCGCAGTGGCGGCGCTGAAAGAAGCCGGTGCCATCGTGGTGGGTGTCGCCACCGTCGTGGACCGCGCTACCGGCGCCGACAAGGTGATTGCGGACGAGGGGCTGGAATACCGCTTCCTGCTGGGTCTGGACGACCTGGACCTCGCCTAA
- a CDS encoding glycoside hydrolase family 76 protein — MQEKWAHRADLAEAAINERHSSRVWGIPRTNLAVVSWPATAKDKAFFRWHYWWQAHYLDCLIDAANRRTTAPRVRIIKNTMRGIRLRNLRGLASNRYYDDKSWLALAAGRVGGVKKLRVPSRIRELELDIISGKDGLTGVLPWRTNETFYNVPTNGPAAIMMARTGRLDQAMALTDWVYDNLVDERGLIMDGVRMRMHGPDVVKDIHPYCQGVMLGACLEISNRLREHTGVTDVASVEDAEKADEVLRYVTRLRDLVHAIAKDMATPQGVIDWNTGGGDGGLFKGILVRYLADVAVSLPDDTRLNKATKKIAARLVLSSAESVWNHRLEVDGLPVFAASWTEDARLPQNTGPVGSSHGGAVSGSSIPERDLSVQLSGWMLLEAAARVAAAGYER; from the coding sequence GTGCAAGAAAAATGGGCGCACCGGGCTGACCTGGCTGAGGCAGCCATCAATGAGCGACACTCCAGCCGAGTGTGGGGCATCCCCCGCACCAATTTGGCAGTGGTTAGTTGGCCGGCAACCGCCAAAGACAAGGCTTTTTTCCGGTGGCACTACTGGTGGCAGGCCCACTACCTGGATTGCCTCATCGACGCGGCAAATCGCCGCACCACCGCCCCGCGGGTGCGCATCATCAAAAACACCATGCGTGGCATCCGCCTGCGAAACCTGCGGGGGCTGGCGTCCAACCGCTACTACGACGACAAGTCCTGGCTGGCGCTGGCGGCCGGGCGCGTCGGCGGAGTGAAAAAGCTGCGCGTGCCTTCCCGCATCCGCGAGCTAGAACTCGACATCATCTCCGGCAAGGATGGGCTGACGGGGGTGCTGCCCTGGCGCACCAACGAAACCTTCTACAACGTGCCCACCAATGGGCCGGCCGCAATCATGATGGCGCGTACCGGTCGACTGGATCAGGCGATGGCACTGACGGACTGGGTTTATGACAACCTGGTCGACGAGCGCGGCTTGATCATGGACGGGGTGCGCATGCGCATGCACGGGCCCGACGTTGTTAAAGACATCCACCCTTACTGTCAGGGCGTGATGTTGGGTGCTTGCCTGGAGATCTCCAATCGCCTGCGAGAACACACTGGTGTCACCGATGTGGCCAGCGTGGAGGACGCCGAGAAAGCCGACGAGGTACTGCGCTATGTGACGCGTTTGCGGGACTTGGTCCACGCCATCGCCAAAGACATGGCCACCCCGCAGGGTGTTATCGACTGGAACACTGGCGGCGGTGACGGAGGCCTATTCAAAGGCATCCTGGTGCGTTATCTCGCGGACGTGGCCGTTTCGTTGCCGGATGACACCCGGCTGAATAAGGCCACTAAGAAAATTGCTGCTCGACTGGTGCTGTCGAGTGCGGAAAGCGTGTGGAACCACCGCCTCGAAGTCGATGGCCTGCCCGTTTTCGCGGCCTCCTGGACTGAGGATGCGCGCCTGCCGCAAAACACCGGCCCAGTCGGTTCCTCCCATGGTGGTGCAGTCAGCGGTTCCAGCATCCCCGAGCGCGACCTGTCGGTACAGCTGTCCGGCTGGATGCTGCTGGAGGCTGCAGCCCGCGTCGCGGCCGCTGGCTACGAGCGCTAG
- the fbaA gene encoding class II fructose-bisphosphate aldolase, with translation MPIATPEVYAEMLTKAKKNGYALPAINCTSSETINAALKGFADAESDGIIQFSTGGAEFGSGLNVKNMVKGATALAAFAHEAAKNYPINIALHTDHCQKEKLDTYVRPLIAISQERVDRGELPLFQSHMWDGSAIPIDENLEIAQELLAKAKAANIILELEIGVVGGEEDGVEAKAGAQLYTSVEDFEKTVDAIGTGEKGRYLLAATFGNVHGVYKPGNVKLRPEVLLEGQKAAAKKLGLDENAMPFDFVFHGGSGSEKEKIEEALRYGVVKMNVDTDTQYAFTRPIVGHMFNNYDGVLKIDGEVGNKKVYDPRSYLKLAEAGMAERIVESCTDLHSVGTTLSK, from the coding sequence ATGCCCATCGCAACTCCTGAGGTCTATGCCGAGATGCTGACCAAGGCCAAGAAGAACGGCTACGCTCTTCCGGCCATCAACTGCACATCTTCCGAGACCATCAACGCCGCTCTGAAGGGCTTCGCCGATGCCGAGTCCGACGGCATCATCCAGTTCTCTACCGGTGGCGCAGAGTTCGGCTCTGGTCTGAACGTGAAGAACATGGTCAAGGGTGCAACCGCTCTGGCTGCTTTCGCTCACGAGGCCGCCAAGAACTACCCGATCAACATCGCGCTGCACACCGACCACTGCCAGAAGGAGAAGCTGGACACCTACGTTCGTCCGCTGATCGCTATCTCCCAGGAGCGCGTCGACCGTGGCGAGCTGCCCCTGTTCCAGTCCCACATGTGGGATGGTTCCGCTATTCCGATCGACGAGAACCTCGAGATCGCTCAGGAACTGCTGGCTAAGGCTAAGGCCGCCAACATCATCCTGGAGCTGGAGATCGGTGTCGTCGGTGGCGAAGAGGACGGCGTTGAGGCTAAGGCCGGCGCTCAGCTCTACACCTCCGTTGAGGACTTCGAGAAGACCGTCGATGCTATCGGCACCGGCGAGAAGGGCCGCTACCTGCTGGCCGCAACCTTCGGCAACGTTCACGGCGTGTACAAGCCGGGCAACGTCAAGCTGCGCCCCGAGGTGCTGCTCGAGGGCCAGAAGGCTGCTGCCAAGAAGCTGGGCCTGGATGAGAACGCTATGCCGTTCGACTTCGTCTTCCACGGTGGCTCCGGCTCCGAGAAGGAGAAGATCGAAGAGGCTCTGCGTTACGGCGTTGTGAAGATGAACGTCGACACCGACACCCAGTACGCTTTCACCCGCCCGATCGTTGGCCACATGTTCAACAACTACGACGGTGTGCTGAAGATCGACGGCGAGGTCGGCAACAAGAAGGTTTACGACCCGCGTTCCTACCTCAAGCTTGCTGAGGCCGGCATGGCTGAGCGCATCGTTGAGTCCTGCACCGACCTGCACTCCGTTGGCACCACTTTGAGCAAGTAA
- a CDS encoding DedA family protein — translation MSSACFTDCTTTITQVMALGPDWMDPMYLLSGSGPFGNFILPAVFTIVFIESGLLFPLLPGDSLLFTAGMLSSQPDPFAPLWQLLIFIPLASFLGDQSGYWIGRKFGEHLQNRPDGKIFKKEYLEESHAFFEKHGPITVIICRFVPIVRTYAPLVAGMSRMDYRVFFPFSIAGALIWGAGVTLLGSWLGQYQWVADNIDIIFISIVLVSIMPGVIGAIKGRKASKKANSTPRVK, via the coding sequence ATGAGCTCCGCTTGTTTCACCGACTGCACCACCACGATCACCCAAGTCATGGCCCTCGGCCCCGACTGGATGGATCCGATGTACCTCCTGTCCGGCTCCGGACCTTTCGGAAACTTCATCCTCCCGGCCGTTTTCACCATCGTCTTCATCGAATCTGGTCTTCTCTTCCCGCTGCTGCCTGGTGATTCCTTGCTGTTCACCGCGGGCATGCTCTCCAGCCAACCGGATCCTTTTGCCCCGCTGTGGCAGCTGCTGATCTTCATCCCGCTGGCGAGCTTCCTCGGCGACCAGTCCGGATACTGGATTGGCCGTAAATTTGGCGAGCACCTCCAAAACCGGCCCGACGGCAAAATCTTCAAGAAGGAATACCTCGAAGAATCCCACGCCTTCTTCGAAAAGCACGGCCCCATTACCGTCATCATTTGCCGCTTTGTTCCGATCGTGCGCACCTACGCCCCACTCGTCGCCGGCATGAGCCGCATGGATTACCGGGTGTTTTTCCCCTTCTCCATCGCGGGCGCTCTGATCTGGGGCGCCGGCGTCACCCTGCTGGGCTCCTGGCTGGGCCAGTACCAGTGGGTTGCCGACAACATCGACATCATCTTCATTTCCATCGTGTTGGTGTCCATCATGCCGGGCGTCATCGGCGCCATTAAGGGTCGCAAGGCCTCCAAAAAGGCAAACAGCACCCCGCGCGTGAAGTAA
- a CDS encoding TrmH family RNA methyltransferase, translated as MAEQPFTPPIERGPTEWFPARRGVGPWEEEHPGQPRPSDERYDPELLDGGDSRNVVDAYRYMTRDAIVADIDTRRHELHIAIENFENDANIGTVVRTANAFAVATVHIVGRRRWNRRGAMVTDRYQHLLHHDSVADLMAWAREQDLTVVAIDNTPGCVPLETAELPRRCLLLFGQEGPGVSEDAQQAATMTCSIAQFGSTRSINVGVASGIAMHAWIRQHADLRNAW; from the coding sequence ATGGCTGAACAACCTTTCACACCGCCCATCGAGCGGGGGCCGACGGAATGGTTTCCCGCCCGACGTGGCGTAGGCCCCTGGGAGGAAGAACACCCCGGGCAGCCACGCCCGAGCGATGAGCGCTACGATCCGGAGTTGCTCGATGGTGGCGATAGCCGCAACGTGGTGGACGCCTACCGGTACATGACCCGCGATGCCATCGTCGCTGACATCGACACCCGCCGCCATGAGCTGCACATCGCGATCGAAAATTTCGAAAACGATGCCAACATCGGCACGGTGGTGCGCACCGCGAACGCTTTCGCTGTGGCGACGGTGCATATTGTGGGCCGGCGACGCTGGAATCGTCGCGGGGCGATGGTGACCGATCGTTATCAGCACCTACTGCACCACGACAGTGTTGCTGATCTGATGGCGTGGGCGCGGGAGCAAGACCTGACCGTGGTGGCCATCGACAACACCCCCGGTTGCGTTCCCTTGGAGACGGCCGAGCTGCCGCGCCGGTGCCTGCTGCTGTTTGGGCAGGAAGGCCCCGGGGTGAGCGAGGACGCGCAGCAGGCTGCGACAATGACCTGTTCCATTGCCCAGTTTGGGTCGACGCGCAGCATCAACGTCGGTGTCGCCAGCGGTATCGCGATGCATGCATGGATTCGGCAGCATGCTGACCTGCGCAACGCGTGGTAG
- a CDS encoding sulfurtransferase, whose product MGITISAHELAQEIRRGGKNTILASFWLPGEGAGHTKYNSEHIPTSLFCDPATSLSSVPSSRQGRNPLPDADTLQRAFEEWGLDVNHNVIVYDGGKGLFAARAWWILTWAGIENVRILDGGMAAWEAAGYDVVGGPGNLHGHCTRRPNPGQLPVADIDDVKSGKYLLLDTREANRYAGKKEHLDLKAGHIPGAVNVPTRELFNEDNTYRSPEELKKIFRDAGVDDPSKVIVYSGSGIHSAVAIAAMHQAGLEGAAVYIGGWSQWCANPKNPVERGTE is encoded by the coding sequence ATGGGCATCACCATTAGCGCACACGAGCTCGCACAAGAGATCCGCCGCGGCGGCAAAAACACCATTTTGGCGTCCTTCTGGCTCCCCGGCGAAGGAGCCGGACACACCAAATACAACTCAGAACACATCCCCACCAGCCTGTTCTGCGACCCCGCCACCTCCCTGTCCTCCGTTCCCTCCTCCCGACAGGGCCGCAACCCCCTGCCCGACGCAGACACCCTCCAACGGGCCTTCGAAGAATGGGGACTCGACGTCAACCACAACGTCATCGTCTACGACGGCGGCAAAGGACTATTCGCAGCCCGCGCCTGGTGGATCCTCACCTGGGCCGGCATCGAAAACGTGCGCATCCTCGACGGCGGCATGGCCGCCTGGGAAGCAGCCGGCTACGACGTCGTCGGCGGACCCGGCAACCTCCACGGCCACTGCACCCGCCGCCCCAACCCCGGACAACTCCCCGTCGCCGACATCGACGACGTGAAATCCGGCAAATACCTCCTCCTCGACACCCGCGAAGCCAACCGCTACGCCGGCAAAAAAGAACACCTCGACCTCAAAGCCGGCCACATCCCCGGCGCCGTCAACGTCCCCACCCGCGAACTGTTCAACGAGGACAACACCTACCGCAGCCCCGAAGAACTCAAAAAAATCTTCCGCGACGCAGGCGTCGACGACCCCTCCAAGGTCATCGTCTACTCCGGCTCCGGCATCCACTCCGCCGTCGCCATCGCAGCCATGCACCAAGCCGGCCTCGAAGGCGCCGCCGTCTACATCGGCGGCTGGTCCCAATGGTGCGCCAACCCCAAAAACCCCGTGGAGCGTGGCACCGAGTGA